One genomic segment of Bacteroidota bacterium includes these proteins:
- a CDS encoding YajQ family cyclic di-GMP-binding protein, producing MASFDVISKVDPQIVENAINVAKKEIATRYDFHGSKTDIDFNKKDLEIQITTENEMRIKAIIDIIIVRGSKQGIDPRSYDVSKEHYSSGAMVKKEIKLKNGLDKDAMKKITKAIKDSGLKVQPSQMDNLVRVTGKKIDDLQDVMAMLRKGDYGYPLQFENMK from the coding sequence ATGGCAAGTTTTGATGTAATTAGCAAAGTGGACCCGCAAATAGTGGAGAATGCTATTAACGTGGCAAAGAAGGAAATCGCGACCCGCTATGATTTCCACGGATCTAAAACAGATATTGATTTTAATAAAAAGGATTTGGAGATCCAGATTACCACCGAAAACGAAATGCGTATCAAAGCCATCATTGATATCATCATTGTTCGCGGCTCTAAACAAGGAATTGACCCGCGAAGCTATGACGTGAGTAAGGAACATTACTCCTCAGGAGCGATGGTGAAAAAAGAAATCAAGTTGAAGAATGGCTTGGATAAAGATGCGATGAAGAAAATCACCAAGGCCATTAAAGATTCAGGGCTGAAAGTACAACCGTCACAAATGGATAACCTGGTGCGTGTGACCGGAAAGAAAATAGACGACCTGCAAGATGTGATGGCGATGCTGCGCAAAGGCGATTATGGCTATCCACTTCAGTTTGAAAACATGAAATAG